One segment of Candidatus Polarisedimenticolia bacterium DNA contains the following:
- a CDS encoding ABC transporter ATP-binding protein, with product LGSKLEARGRFTIFLTIAVLIPILYLIKGTLTYLSAYYVRAVGLQAILDLRRDLYDRIQRQSAAFFSLNPTGLLISRLTSDIARMQRTVSGDLADVFRLTFIILGQIVWVFYLYPKLSAVCLIALPLILFPIVRFGRRLKVTSRTSQEKMADVTNILKETITNQRIVKGFVMEEYEVGRFSDALRKVQRQELRGARLVSLSPPIMEMVGALVAAMLVGYAGYQISRGAVNPGEFASFLVSLFWLYASVRNLAKINNDLQQSMAATRRVFEMMDLDLSVRDKTDAVLLPPFRDRIEFREVAFRYQAKPVLEGVDLEVLRGQMIALVGGSGSGKTTLLNLLPRFYDVTSGSVTIDGVDVREVTLASLRAQIALVTQEILLFDDTVRHNIAYGRPDVPLSQVEAAARAAYAHDFILRLPKGYDTPLGEAGHLLSVGERQRISIARALLKDAPILILDEATSALDAESEAMVQKALNNLMQGRTTFVIAHRLSTVRNADRIAVLEGGRIVEQGSHETLLQRQGAYARLYELQFREGTGTHG from the coding sequence CTGGGAAGCAAGCTCGAAGCCCGGGGAAGATTCACCATCTTCCTCACCATCGCTGTTCTCATTCCGATCCTGTACTTGATAAAAGGGACTCTGACCTATCTGAGCGCCTACTATGTCCGGGCCGTTGGGCTGCAGGCGATCCTGGATCTCCGTCGCGATCTCTACGATCGCATTCAAAGGCAGAGCGCCGCGTTCTTCTCCCTGAATCCGACGGGGCTCCTCATCTCCCGGCTGACCTCGGACATCGCCCGGATGCAAAGGACAGTCTCCGGCGACCTGGCCGATGTCTTCCGTCTCACTTTCATCATCCTTGGGCAGATCGTGTGGGTTTTCTATTTGTATCCGAAACTTTCAGCAGTCTGCCTCATCGCCCTGCCCCTGATTCTGTTTCCGATCGTCCGCTTCGGACGGCGGCTGAAGGTTACCAGCCGCACGAGCCAGGAGAAGATGGCCGACGTCACCAACATCCTGAAGGAGACGATCACCAATCAGCGGATCGTCAAAGGGTTCGTGATGGAGGAGTACGAGGTGGGCCGCTTCTCCGATGCCCTGCGCAAGGTGCAGCGCCAGGAGCTGCGCGGGGCCCGTCTGGTCTCGCTCTCACCCCCCATCATGGAGATGGTCGGGGCCCTGGTGGCTGCCATGCTGGTGGGATATGCGGGCTACCAGATCTCACGCGGCGCCGTGAATCCGGGAGAATTCGCGAGCTTCCTGGTCTCGCTCTTCTGGCTCTATGCTTCCGTAAGAAACCTTGCGAAGATCAACAATGACCTGCAGCAGTCCATGGCGGCGACCCGTCGCGTTTTCGAGATGATGGACCTCGACCTTTCCGTCCGTGACAAGACAGACGCTGTTCTCCTGCCTCCCTTCCGCGATCGCATCGAGTTCCGGGAGGTCGCGTTCCGATATCAGGCCAAGCCAGTCCTCGAAGGCGTCGATCTCGAGGTCCTTCGGGGGCAGATGATCGCGCTCGTCGGGGGGAGCGGGTCCGGGAAGACCACCCTCCTCAACCTGCTGCCGCGCTTCTACGACGTGACCTCCGGATCGGTGACCATCGACGGGGTCGACGTGCGCGAAGTCACGCTCGCTTCCCTGCGCGCGCAGATCGCCCTGGTCACCCAGGAGATACTCCTGTTCGACGACACGGTGCGCCACAACATCGCCTACGGCCGTCCGGACGTACCGCTGTCCCAGGTGGAAGCGGCGGCGCGCGCCGCCTATGCGCACGACTTCATCCTGCGGCTCCCGAAGGGATACGACACGCCGCTGGGGGAAGCGGGACATCTGCTGTCGGTCGGCGAGCGCCAGCGGATCTCCATCGCACGGGCCCTGCTGAAGGACGCTCCCATCCTGATCCTCGACGAAGCCACCTCGGCACTCGACGCCGAGTCGGAGGCCATGGTTCAGAAGGCCCTGAACAACCTGATGCAGGGACGCACCACCTTCGTGATCGCGCACCGGCTGTCGACCGTGCGCAACGCCGATCGGATCGCGGTCCTCGAAGGCGGACGGATCGTCGAGCAGGGGAGTCACGAGACGCTGCTCCAGCGCCAGGGAGCCTACGCCCGGCTCTATGAGCTGCAGTTCCGGGAGGGCACCGGAACCCACGGATGA